From Amycolatopsis sp. cg9, one genomic window encodes:
- a CDS encoding DUF5302 domain-containing protein gives MSEPNPSPSGEEDDVKRKFREALERKQAHARSGASHENGGGKNQHAHGPAANKRTFRRKSG, from the coding sequence ATGAGTGAACCGAACCCGTCGCCCAGCGGCGAGGAGGACGACGTCAAGCGCAAGTTCCGCGAGGCGCTGGAACGCAAGCAGGCCCACGCCCGCTCCGGCGCTTCCCACGAGAACGGCGGCGGCAAGAACCAGCACGCCCACGGCCCGGCGGCGAACAAGCGCACCTTCCGCCGCAAGAGCGGCTGA
- a CDS encoding MBL fold metallo-hydrolase produces MGFNRRGLFGAGAAAAAILAGAGPAAASTGPSQLTVRWWGNNGWEIRAGAKTILVDPWLTRFKTGTYTPAGADPKTPLSVNRALIDGFLDRGELRADHILVTHGHYDHLTDVPYLAQRTGATVIGTETHLSLMAALGAPEDQLAVASGGEDLTFDGYSIRVLRSLHSAVGARAQVPFPGSRPLSRRDRPRVIEDLVEGGTLAYQVTGAGASVLNFGGSNYVEAELAGLRPDVVCLPAGGAKVTQYVPRLLRVLGNPRYVAATHWDDFDLPLGQVKDAGGLEPLRTAVAAASPASRFVVLDHLGSFVP; encoded by the coding sequence ATGGGATTCAACAGGCGCGGGCTGTTCGGCGCGGGCGCCGCGGCGGCGGCCATCCTGGCGGGCGCGGGACCGGCGGCCGCGAGCACCGGCCCGTCGCAGCTGACGGTGCGGTGGTGGGGGAACAACGGCTGGGAGATCCGCGCCGGGGCGAAGACGATCCTCGTCGACCCGTGGCTGACGCGGTTCAAGACCGGGACCTACACCCCGGCGGGCGCGGACCCGAAGACGCCGCTGTCGGTGAACCGCGCGCTGATCGACGGCTTCCTCGACCGCGGCGAACTGCGGGCGGACCACATCCTCGTCACCCACGGCCACTACGACCACCTCACCGACGTGCCCTACCTGGCCCAGCGCACGGGAGCGACGGTCATCGGGACCGAGACCCATTTGAGTCTCATGGCCGCCTTGGGGGCACCGGAAGACCAGCTGGCGGTCGCGAGCGGCGGCGAGGACCTGACCTTCGACGGCTACTCGATCCGCGTCCTGCGGTCGCTGCACTCGGCGGTGGGCGCGCGGGCGCAGGTGCCGTTCCCGGGTTCGCGGCCGCTGTCCCGCCGCGACCGGCCGCGGGTGATCGAGGACCTGGTGGAAGGCGGGACGCTCGCCTACCAGGTGACCGGCGCCGGCGCGAGCGTGCTGAACTTCGGCGGCTCGAACTACGTCGAGGCCGAGCTGGCGGGCCTCCGGCCGGACGTGGTGTGCCTCCCGGCGGGCGGCGCGAAGGTGACGCAGTACGTCCCGCGGCTGCTGCGCGTCCTGGGCAACCCCCGCTACGTGGCGGCGACCCACTGGGACGACTTCGACCTGCCGCTGGGCCAGGTCAAGGACGCGGGCGGGCTGGAGCCCCTGCGCACCGCCGTCGCGGCCGCGAGCCCGGCGAGCCGGTTCGTGGTCCTCGACCACCTCGGCTCGTTCGTCCCCTGA
- a CDS encoding LysR substrate-binding domain-containing protein, whose protein sequence is MDHLRSLRYFLVVADELHFGRAAERLGIAQPPLSQRVKRLEAELGAKLFDRGRRVTLTEAGEVLRAEARDLLSRWDRMTSLVARAERGELDAVRAGVPPELPGPVLAAILTAFAAQHPAVRLDLQELTTAEQTRLLADRSLDAGLLQLPVDVVGLELGPVIDTPLGVVLPRDSPLARRTSLALADLAGEGLVHAPRAAAPGSYDALLRTCWDHGFRPSAIRHARNPEFALGLVLAGHGVAFEPGPRKEPRVVWRPLDGEVLRSRLAFAWPPTSPHPQAAKLAELAAAVLEGDGVSRIVPTDPAGARPWDEFYDRTRPAS, encoded by the coding sequence GTGGACCACCTCCGTTCGCTGCGGTACTTCCTCGTCGTCGCCGACGAACTCCACTTCGGCCGGGCGGCCGAGCGGCTCGGGATCGCGCAGCCGCCGCTGAGCCAGCGCGTCAAACGGCTCGAAGCCGAGCTGGGCGCGAAGCTGTTCGACCGCGGCCGCCGCGTCACACTCACCGAAGCCGGCGAAGTCCTGCGCGCCGAAGCCCGCGACCTGCTCTCCCGCTGGGACCGGATGACGTCGCTGGTCGCGCGGGCCGAGCGCGGCGAGCTGGACGCGGTGCGCGCGGGCGTCCCCCCGGAACTGCCCGGCCCGGTCCTCGCCGCGATCCTGACGGCGTTCGCCGCGCAGCACCCGGCCGTCCGGCTCGACCTGCAGGAGCTGACGACCGCGGAGCAGACCCGCCTGCTCGCCGACCGGTCGCTGGACGCGGGCCTCCTGCAGCTCCCGGTCGACGTGGTCGGCCTGGAGCTCGGCCCGGTGATCGACACCCCGCTGGGCGTGGTCCTCCCCCGGGATTCCCCGCTGGCCCGCCGCACGTCGCTGGCGCTGGCCGACCTCGCCGGCGAAGGCCTGGTGCACGCACCCCGCGCGGCCGCCCCGGGCAGCTACGACGCCCTGCTGCGCACGTGCTGGGACCACGGCTTCCGCCCGTCGGCGATCCGCCACGCGCGCAACCCGGAGTTCGCACTGGGACTGGTGCTGGCCGGCCACGGCGTCGCGTTCGAACCGGGCCCGCGCAAGGAACCGCGCGTGGTGTGGCGGCCGCTGGACGGCGAGGTGCTGCGCTCCCGGCTGGCGTTCGCGTGGCCCCCGACGAGCCCGCACCCGCAGGCGGCGAAGCTGGCGGAGCTCGCCGCGGCGGTGCTGGAGGGCGACGGGGTGTCGCGCATCGTGCCCACGGACCCGGCCGGGGCCCGCCCCTGGGACGAGTTCTACGACCGCACCCGGCCCGCCTCGTGA
- a CDS encoding serine hydrolase — MSSTPEEIFARAGVRGFLHARRLGSPLESGLGADEPVVLASVVKVALAFEFARQVAAGLLDPADRVRASAADRLGGSGSAGFADDVSYSLRDAARLALSVSDNTAADLLFDRVGVANVRSLLAELGLARTSVVGAPRDLLRTIIEDTEAGRPLRALDPLATTASTPREMTALLAAIWGDPAGAAVREWMSAQVSWHRLTAGFPPEVAVAGKTGTMPGIRNEIGVATYPDGAEYAIAVFTVGGAETLRRPDIDRAIGDAAFAAVEQLRAGRE; from the coding sequence GTGAGTTCCACACCCGAAGAGATCTTCGCGAGGGCGGGCGTGCGGGGCTTCCTGCACGCCCGCCGTCTCGGTTCGCCCCTCGAATCCGGCCTCGGTGCCGACGAGCCGGTCGTGCTGGCGTCGGTGGTGAAGGTGGCGCTGGCGTTCGAGTTCGCCCGGCAGGTCGCGGCGGGGCTGCTCGACCCGGCGGACCGGGTGCGCGCGTCCGCCGCGGACCGGCTGGGCGGCAGCGGCTCGGCGGGGTTCGCGGACGACGTCTCGTACAGCCTGCGCGACGCGGCCCGGCTGGCCCTGTCGGTGTCCGACAACACCGCGGCGGACCTGCTCTTCGACCGGGTGGGCGTGGCGAACGTGCGCTCGCTGCTGGCCGAGCTGGGCCTGGCGCGGACGTCGGTCGTCGGCGCGCCGCGTGACCTGCTGCGCACGATCATCGAGGACACCGAGGCCGGGCGGCCGCTGCGGGCGCTGGACCCCCTGGCCACCACGGCGAGCACCCCGCGCGAGATGACCGCGTTGCTGGCGGCGATCTGGGGCGACCCGGCGGGGGCGGCCGTGCGCGAGTGGATGTCGGCGCAGGTCAGCTGGCACCGGCTGACGGCGGGCTTCCCGCCGGAGGTCGCGGTGGCGGGCAAGACGGGCACGATGCCGGGCATCCGCAACGAAATCGGCGTGGCGACCTACCCGGACGGCGCCGAGTACGCGATCGCGGTGTTCACGGTGGGCGGCGCGGAGACGCTCCGCCGCCCGGACATCGACCGCGCGATCGGCGACGCGGCCTTCGCGGCGGTCGAGCAGCTCCGCGCCGGTCGTGAGTGA